From the genome of Actinacidiphila yeochonensis CN732, one region includes:
- a CDS encoding RrF2 family transcriptional regulator — protein sequence MHISAKADYAIRALLELACEPARPLTCEAIASAQEIPFRFLKSVVGELRRAGLVRSQRGCEGGYWIGREADGITLLDVVRAVDGEVITLRGEPPGGLDYPGPAQRLPGVWRQVEEDAVALLAGRTLASLLPAEYLRRPAGTDAA from the coding sequence ATGCATATCTCCGCGAAGGCGGACTACGCCATCCGGGCGCTGCTCGAACTGGCCTGCGAACCGGCCCGCCCGCTGACCTGCGAGGCCATCGCCTCCGCGCAGGAGATCCCGTTCCGGTTCCTGAAGTCCGTGGTGGGCGAACTGCGCAGGGCCGGCCTGGTGCGCAGCCAGCGCGGCTGCGAGGGCGGCTACTGGATCGGCCGGGAGGCCGACGGGATCACCCTGCTGGACGTCGTGCGGGCCGTGGACGGTGAGGTGATCACCCTGCGCGGCGAGCCGCCGGGCGGCCTGGACTACCCCGGCCCCGCGCAGCGGCTGCCCGGCGTGTGGCGGCAGGTGGAGGAGGACGCCGTGGCGCTGCTCGCCGGGCGGACCCTCGCCTCGCTGCTCCCCGCCGAGTACCTCCGGCGCCCGGCCGGCACCGATGCCGCATGA
- a CDS encoding DsbA family oxidoreductase has protein sequence MTVPGAPHRLPGDPAAAGPLEVVEFTDPLCPWAWGSEPAFRLLRAALAGRARFRRVYGMLFDDGDDPAPDPAAETAWYARHVAEISATTGAPYAARLRRVAASSWPAARVAKAAELQGPAVATRVLRRLRETVFVTGDPADTPELALAAVCGVPGLDHGRLAADAASPEVLERLRADHAEARGPVPEVLSVDSDSPHPGAARETPDGALRYALPTLLLRTPAGRAVVPGWRPFAAYAEAVDRLCPGALRPPAPRPAAEALEVHRSLTEPERRVLATGAWPPPGAVEVATGNGPLWLHPQEAAARPDAGARLG, from the coding sequence ATGACCGTGCCCGGCGCACCGCACCGGCTCCCCGGGGACCCAGCGGCCGCCGGGCCGCTGGAGGTGGTGGAGTTCACCGACCCGTTGTGCCCGTGGGCCTGGGGGTCCGAGCCGGCCTTCCGCCTGCTGCGGGCGGCGCTGGCCGGACGGGCCCGCTTCCGCCGCGTGTACGGCATGCTCTTCGACGACGGCGACGATCCGGCGCCCGACCCCGCGGCCGAGACCGCCTGGTACGCCCGCCACGTCGCGGAGATCAGTGCCACCACCGGCGCTCCGTACGCCGCCCGGCTGCGCCGGGTGGCGGCCAGCTCCTGGCCCGCCGCGCGGGTCGCCAAGGCGGCCGAACTCCAGGGCCCCGCCGTGGCGACGCGGGTGCTGCGCCGGCTGCGCGAGACCGTCTTCGTCACCGGCGACCCGGCGGACACCCCCGAGCTGGCGCTGGCCGCCGTGTGCGGCGTGCCCGGCCTGGACCACGGGCGGCTCGCGGCTGACGCGGCGTCACCGGAGGTCCTGGAGCGGCTGCGGGCCGACCACGCGGAGGCGCGCGGACCGGTCCCCGAGGTGCTGTCGGTGGACAGCGACTCCCCGCACCCCGGCGCGGCCCGCGAGACCCCTGACGGCGCGCTGCGCTACGCGCTGCCGACCCTGCTGCTGCGCACCCCCGCCGGCCGCGCCGTGGTGCCGGGCTGGCGGCCCTTCGCGGCCTACGCGGAGGCCGTCGACCGCCTGTGCCCCGGCGCGCTGCGCCCGCCCGCCCCGCGGCCGGCGGCCGAGGCGCTGGAGGTGCACCGCAGTCTCACCGAGCCGGAGCGGCGGGTGCTGGCGACCGGCGCCTGGCCGCCGCCGGGCGCGGTCGAGGTGGCGACGGGGAACGGTCCGCTGTGGCTCCACCCGCAAGAGGCGGCGGCCCGCCCCGACGCCGGGGCCCGCCTCGGCTGA
- a CDS encoding ABC transporter substrate-binding protein — protein sequence MPARSATRRPRTPSRPLRRGTRTAAAAAALAALLAPALSACGSEATASAGGATLKWASSYFPAHWDPVVSGSGAQFRELGLVYASLTRTDANGNAVPDLASGWTYDKAGTQVVFHLRPGLKFSDGQPVDAVAVKDAIDRAKKQKNSALFGDLTSIASVTADGLDVVVHLDQVDYQIPQLLGERVLQIASPKAAADPVKLDQNPVGAGPFIVQQVIPGTRAVLRKNPDYWDAKDIHIDSVVLTSAPDVATVVSGLRTGVYNFADIAPSQAQAAKKAGLDVFVQPGYNASNISINVNKAPFTNSKVVDAVRYAVNRQEFVDKLTFGYGQATDQPFPKGYAAYDPKSADAYPYDPAKSEKLLAQAGYKPGQIKLDLVIPAPDPQAEIVQSQLAKVGITVKISVDKNWATPFFDKDLAFSLYSTTGRDSAVQTLTAHFGPDGPLNLSSPYEPAGFEAAVAKVRRTPLDSPDYPAVLQAATRTGLRSRALVFTYSSPNLYAQSPSISALPKNPGHIDWTGVTITGGH from the coding sequence ATGCCCGCACGATCCGCCACCCGTCGTCCTCGCACACCCTCGCGACCCCTGCGGCGGGGCACCCGGACCGCGGCCGCTGCCGCCGCCCTCGCCGCCCTGCTCGCGCCCGCCCTCAGTGCCTGCGGCTCCGAGGCGACGGCGTCCGCCGGCGGCGCCACGCTGAAGTGGGCCTCCTCGTACTTCCCCGCCCACTGGGACCCGGTGGTCTCGGGCAGCGGCGCGCAGTTCCGCGAACTCGGCCTCGTCTATGCCTCGTTGACGCGCACCGACGCGAACGGCAACGCCGTGCCCGACCTCGCCAGCGGCTGGACGTACGACAAGGCCGGCACCCAGGTCGTCTTCCACCTGCGGCCCGGACTGAAGTTCAGCGACGGGCAGCCCGTCGACGCCGTCGCCGTCAAGGACGCGATCGACCGGGCCAAGAAGCAGAAGAACTCGGCGCTCTTCGGCGACCTGACCTCGATCGCCTCGGTGACCGCCGACGGCCTCGACGTCGTCGTCCACCTGGACCAGGTCGATTACCAGATACCCCAGCTGCTGGGCGAGCGCGTGCTCCAGATCGCCAGTCCGAAGGCCGCCGCCGACCCCGTCAAGCTGGACCAGAACCCCGTCGGCGCGGGGCCGTTCATCGTGCAGCAGGTCATCCCCGGCACCCGTGCGGTCCTGCGCAAGAACCCCGACTACTGGGACGCCAAGGACATCCACATCGACAGCGTCGTCCTCACCTCCGCGCCCGACGTGGCGACCGTCGTCTCCGGACTGCGCACCGGCGTCTACAACTTCGCCGACATCGCGCCCAGCCAGGCGCAGGCGGCGAAGAAGGCCGGACTCGACGTCTTCGTCCAGCCCGGCTACAACGCCTCGAACATCAGCATCAACGTCAACAAGGCGCCGTTCACGAACAGCAAGGTCGTCGACGCCGTCCGATACGCCGTCAACCGGCAGGAGTTCGTGGACAAGCTGACCTTCGGCTACGGCCAGGCCACCGACCAGCCCTTCCCCAAGGGGTACGCGGCCTACGACCCGAAGTCCGCCGACGCCTACCCCTACGATCCGGCGAAGTCCGAGAAGCTGCTGGCCCAGGCGGGCTACAAGCCCGGCCAGATCAAGCTCGACCTGGTGATCCCCGCGCCCGATCCGCAGGCCGAGATCGTCCAGTCGCAGCTGGCCAAGGTGGGCATCACCGTCAAGATCAGCGTCGACAAGAACTGGGCCACCCCGTTCTTCGACAAGGACCTCGCCTTCTCCCTCTACAGCACCACCGGCCGGGACTCCGCCGTGCAGACGCTCACCGCCCACTTCGGCCCGGACGGCCCGCTGAACCTCAGCTCGCCCTACGAGCCGGCCGGATTCGAGGCCGCCGTGGCGAAGGTCCGGCGCACCCCGCTGGACTCGCCCGACTACCCGGCCGTCCTGCAGGCCGCCACCCGCACCGGGCTGCGGAGCCGGGCGCTGGTCTTCACCTACTCCTCGCCCAACCTCTACGCCCAGAGCCCGTCGATCTCCGCCCTGCCGAAGAACCCGGGCCACATCGACTGGACCGGCGTCACGATCACGGGCGGGCACTGA
- a CDS encoding ABC transporter permease, with amino-acid sequence MATPPATGLPRKDVAAPGEATARPARGNPTSGGSRTGRVLRRAAGAVLRPAAIVVPVFVVATFATFALRALSGLSPARIQLGEDATPEAIHRVESQWGLDKPFLTQYWNWFDGVLHGHLGTSWVNGADISTLIGLGLGVSLSIALAALVVGVVAGSALGALAALRHTTWIDRAVTGFTTATSVMPPFVVGILLVEAFAVGLHLFPSAGYVPAAQGVGPWLAHITLPALALSFEVVADVARQLRTSLIAAYRQNYVTGALVRGLGARRVFFGHVLRNASGPALATLGLKFPSLVGASVVTEWIFGLQGFGRFANDSAQSGDVPAVQGVLVVSIALVVGFNLVVNLLLARLAPAARRGV; translated from the coding sequence ATGGCGACCCCACCGGCAACCGGCCTTCCCAGGAAGGACGTCGCGGCGCCAGGCGAGGCGACGGCCCGCCCCGCCCGGGGCAACCCGACCAGCGGCGGCTCCAGGACCGGGCGGGTCCTCCGCCGCGCGGCCGGAGCCGTGCTGCGGCCGGCGGCGATCGTCGTCCCGGTCTTCGTGGTCGCGACCTTCGCCACCTTCGCGCTGCGCGCGCTGAGCGGGCTCAGCCCCGCCCGGATCCAGCTCGGCGAGGACGCCACCCCCGAGGCCATCCACCGCGTCGAGTCCCAATGGGGCCTGGACAAGCCCTTCCTGACGCAGTACTGGAACTGGTTCGACGGCGTGCTCCACGGCCACCTCGGCACCAGCTGGGTCAACGGCGCCGACATCTCCACCCTCATCGGGCTCGGCCTCGGGGTGAGCCTGTCCATCGCGCTGGCCGCCCTGGTCGTCGGCGTCGTCGCCGGCTCGGCCCTCGGCGCGCTGGCCGCGCTGCGGCACACCACCTGGATCGACCGCGCCGTCACCGGCTTCACCACCGCGACCTCGGTCATGCCGCCGTTCGTGGTGGGCATCCTCCTCGTCGAGGCGTTCGCGGTCGGGCTGCACCTCTTCCCCTCGGCCGGATACGTGCCGGCCGCGCAGGGGGTCGGCCCCTGGCTGGCGCACATCACGCTGCCGGCACTCGCGCTCAGCTTCGAGGTCGTCGCCGACGTCGCCCGCCAACTGCGCACCAGCCTCATCGCGGCCTACCGGCAGAACTACGTGACGGGCGCGCTGGTCCGCGGCCTCGGCGCCCGGCGGGTCTTCTTCGGGCACGTGCTGCGCAACGCCTCCGGCCCGGCACTGGCCACCCTGGGCCTGAAGTTCCCGTCCCTGGTGGGCGCGTCCGTGGTGACGGAGTGGATCTTCGGCCTCCAGGGCTTCGGCAGGTTCGCCAACGACTCGGCCCAGTCCGGGGACGTGCCGGCGGTGCAGGGCGTCCTGGTGGTGTCGATCGCGCTGGTCGTCGGCTTCAACCTGGTCGTCAACCTGCTGCTGGCGCGGCTGGCGCCCGCGGCCCGGCGGGGGGTGTGA
- a CDS encoding ABC transporter permease, giving the protein MVRRLLALRSGRTAAAVLTVIALLAILGPLLAPHAPLATSAQTLAGPSGSHWLGTDYLGRDVLSRLLDGSRVSVLGSLEVALVALGAGAVPGILSVYLGRVFEWVTLRLADTLVALPFLLFAVAVIALLGNGITQAMLVTGVLLAPLFYRVARAATLAVARSPYVEAAVICGASAGWVVRRHVWGKVLPPIAVAFAQTVGTGFTIVSSLTFLGIGVQPPQATWGGLLASDLGYLSYQPWAPLFPAALITATVWAANLLADALRDVSGAAPRKAPATGRGTTPGAADAHDPLPAGGTR; this is encoded by the coding sequence GTGGTACGCCGCCTGCTCGCCCTGCGCTCCGGCCGCACGGCCGCCGCCGTCCTCACCGTGATCGCCCTGCTCGCGATCCTCGGTCCGCTGCTGGCCCCGCACGCCCCGCTGGCCACCAGCGCGCAGACCCTGGCCGGGCCCTCCGGCTCCCACTGGCTCGGCACCGACTATCTGGGGCGCGACGTCCTCAGCCGGCTCCTGGACGGCTCCCGGGTCAGCGTGCTCGGCTCGCTCGAAGTGGCCCTGGTGGCGCTCGGCGCCGGAGCCGTGCCCGGCATCCTGTCGGTGTACCTCGGCCGGGTCTTCGAATGGGTCACGCTGCGGCTGGCCGACACCCTGGTCGCGCTGCCGTTCCTGCTCTTCGCCGTCGCCGTCATCGCCCTGCTCGGCAACGGGATCACCCAGGCGATGCTGGTCACCGGGGTGCTGCTGGCCCCGCTCTTCTACCGCGTGGCGCGGGCCGCCACCCTGGCCGTGGCCCGCTCGCCGTACGTGGAGGCGGCGGTGATCTGCGGCGCCTCCGCCGGCTGGGTCGTCCGCCGCCACGTGTGGGGCAAGGTGCTGCCGCCGATCGCCGTGGCCTTCGCGCAGACCGTGGGCACCGGGTTCACCATCGTCTCCAGCCTGACCTTCCTCGGCATCGGCGTGCAGCCCCCGCAGGCCACCTGGGGCGGCCTGCTCGCCTCCGACCTGGGCTACCTCAGCTACCAGCCGTGGGCGCCCCTCTTCCCCGCCGCGCTGATCACCGCGACGGTCTGGGCGGCCAACCTGCTCGCCGACGCCCTGCGCGACGTCTCCGGCGCGGCGCCCCGAAAGGCGCCCGCCACCGGCCGCGGCACCACACCCGGCGCGGCCGACGCGCACGACCCCCTGCCCGCGGGAGGGACCCGATGA
- a CDS encoding ABC transporter ATP-binding protein, producing the protein MTTLFQTGAPDGSPPRAAAEAAGEAAAAPAPVPDPGPPVLALRDVRIGDRAAGREIVHGVGFELTPGKAVGIVGESGSGKTLTCRAALGILPPPVEVTGGTVAIAGRDISGLTPREWTQVRGSAVSAVFQDPASYLNPSIRVGAQVAEVFRVKKGLGRREARRRALDLLHAVRLREPELAYGQYPHELSGGMLQRVLIAAAVAAEPRVLIADEATTALDATVQAEVLDLLDDLRERTGLALVVVSHDLAVVARLCDEILVMRDGEVVEQGPAQQVLHQPRHPYTRLLVDEHESYGLDRFRTEWEAS; encoded by the coding sequence ATGACGACCCTGTTCCAGACCGGCGCCCCCGACGGGAGCCCCCCGCGGGCCGCCGCCGAGGCCGCGGGTGAGGCCGCCGCCGCGCCGGCCCCGGTGCCCGACCCCGGCCCGCCCGTGCTCGCCCTGCGCGACGTGCGGATCGGCGACCGTGCCGCCGGCCGCGAGATCGTCCACGGCGTCGGCTTCGAGCTGACCCCCGGCAAGGCCGTCGGCATCGTCGGCGAGTCCGGCAGCGGCAAGACCCTCACCTGCCGCGCCGCGCTCGGCATCCTGCCGCCGCCTGTCGAGGTCACCGGCGGCACCGTCGCCATCGCCGGGCGCGACATCAGCGGCCTGACCCCGCGCGAGTGGACCCAGGTGCGCGGCTCCGCCGTCAGCGCCGTCTTCCAGGACCCGGCCTCCTACCTGAACCCGTCGATCAGGGTGGGCGCGCAGGTCGCCGAGGTGTTCCGGGTCAAGAAGGGGCTGGGCCGGCGCGAGGCGCGCCGCCGCGCCCTCGACCTGCTGCACGCGGTCCGGCTGCGCGAACCGGAACTCGCCTACGGCCAGTACCCGCACGAGCTCTCCGGCGGGATGCTCCAGCGGGTGCTCATCGCGGCGGCCGTCGCCGCCGAACCGCGCGTCCTGATCGCCGACGAGGCCACCACGGCGCTCGACGCCACCGTCCAGGCCGAGGTCCTCGACCTCCTGGACGACCTGCGCGAGCGGACCGGCCTGGCCCTCGTCGTCGTCTCCCACGACCTGGCGGTGGTCGCCCGGCTGTGCGACGAGATCCTCGTGATGCGCGACGGCGAGGTGGTCGAGCAGGGCCCCGCACAGCAGGTGCTGCACCAGCCGCGGCACCCCTACACCCGGCTCCTGGTCGACGAGCACGAGAGCTACGGGCTCGACCGGTTCCGTACCGAGTGGGAGGCGTCATGA
- a CDS encoding ABC transporter ATP-binding protein — protein MTPQPTVRPVASTDPHPNAHAAPSADGGAPAPVLETAGLDVHYGHGRRRRRVLDGVSLTVAAGETVGLIGETGSGKSTLARAALGLVRPSAGSVRVDGEEVSRYGARQWRALRRRGAVQYVFQDPLGSLDPDLPVIDSLAEPLAVRGVPRREAAERARGYLERVRLSGGLVDRLPGELSGGQRQRAAVARALVTDPRLVILDEPVSALDAANRSQVLETLKALRAAGTALLLISHDLGSVAGTADRVAVLYRGALVECGPVADVIGRPQHPYTRLLVGSAPTLRGARSGRAERDALRALLDG, from the coding sequence ATGACCCCGCAGCCGACCGTACGGCCGGTCGCGAGCACCGACCCGCACCCGAACGCGCACGCGGCGCCGTCCGCGGACGGCGGGGCACCCGCCCCCGTACTGGAGACCGCCGGGCTCGACGTGCACTACGGGCACGGCCGCCGGCGCCGCCGGGTACTGGACGGCGTGTCGCTCACCGTCGCCGCCGGCGAGACCGTCGGACTCATCGGCGAGACCGGCTCCGGCAAGTCCACCCTCGCCCGCGCGGCGCTCGGCCTGGTGCGCCCGTCGGCCGGGTCCGTCCGCGTCGACGGCGAGGAGGTCAGCCGGTACGGCGCCCGGCAGTGGCGGGCGCTGCGCCGCCGCGGGGCGGTCCAGTACGTCTTCCAGGACCCGCTGGGCAGCCTCGACCCCGACCTGCCGGTGATCGACTCGCTGGCCGAGCCGCTGGCCGTGCGCGGCGTGCCGCGCCGGGAGGCCGCCGAACGCGCCCGCGGCTACCTGGAACGGGTACGGCTGTCCGGCGGCCTCGTGGACCGGCTGCCCGGCGAGCTGTCCGGCGGCCAGCGCCAGCGGGCCGCAGTGGCCCGCGCGCTGGTGACCGACCCGCGGCTGGTCATCCTCGACGAGCCGGTCAGCGCGCTGGACGCGGCCAACCGCTCCCAGGTGCTGGAGACGCTGAAGGCGCTGCGCGCCGCCGGCACCGCACTGCTGCTCATCTCCCACGACCTGGGGTCCGTGGCCGGTACCGCCGACCGCGTCGCCGTCCTCTACCGGGGCGCCCTGGTGGAGTGCGGGCCGGTCGCCGACGTGATCGGCCGGCCCCAGCACCCGTACACCCGGCTGCTGGTCGGATCCGCCCCCACGCTGCGCGGCGCCCGCTCCGGCCGCGCCGAACGCGACGCCCTGCGCGCGCTGCTGGACGGCTGA
- a CDS encoding LLM class flavin-dependent oxidoreductase yields the protein MTRPSRTLHLALHPFGVGGPGQHGLWKDPRVAKNASIDINYYIRQAQAAEHALFDALFIVDSQFINATYPAHYLNRLEPLTLLSAVATHTRHVGLVGTASSTYNSPFNLARRFASLDLISGGRAGWNVVTSFDTGTSRNFGLDEHLDYATRYGRALEFVQVARGLWDSYEDDAFPADVERGVFLDPARLHALDHEGEHFKIAGPLNISRSPQGQPVIFQAGVSEEGRDLAARVAEGIYAPGGSLEQAREYYADVKRRTAAHGRDPEHLKILIHGAPVVAATDEAARRREREIFDEDTDYERSLALLGRSFGAYDFSVHDPDAPFPDVAHLAEKGGRTGAAKLIERATAEKLTLRQVVESLAAFRRSPFVGAPETVADSIQSWFEAGAFDGVNLAFRTTEDLDLFVDGVVPLLQKRGLFRTEYTADTLRGHLGLPVPANRHTRERQLAAH from the coding sequence ATGACCCGCCCGTCCCGCACCCTCCACCTCGCGCTGCACCCCTTCGGTGTCGGCGGTCCCGGCCAGCACGGCCTGTGGAAGGACCCGCGCGTGGCGAAGAACGCCAGCATCGACATCAACTACTACATCCGGCAGGCGCAGGCCGCCGAACACGCCCTGTTCGACGCCCTGTTCATCGTCGACAGCCAGTTCATCAACGCCACCTACCCGGCCCACTACCTCAACCGGCTGGAGCCGCTGACCCTGCTCTCCGCCGTCGCCACGCACACCCGGCACGTCGGGCTGGTCGGCACCGCCAGCTCGACGTACAACTCGCCCTTCAACCTCGCCCGCCGGTTCGCATCCCTGGACCTCATCAGCGGCGGCCGGGCCGGCTGGAACGTCGTGACCAGCTTCGACACCGGCACCTCCCGCAACTTCGGACTCGACGAGCACCTCGACTACGCCACCCGCTACGGCCGCGCGCTGGAGTTCGTGCAGGTGGCCCGCGGCCTGTGGGACTCCTACGAGGACGACGCGTTCCCAGCCGACGTGGAGCGCGGTGTCTTCCTCGACCCGGCCCGGCTGCACGCCCTCGACCACGAGGGGGAGCACTTCAAGATCGCCGGGCCGCTCAACATCTCCCGCTCCCCGCAGGGCCAGCCGGTCATCTTCCAGGCCGGCGTCTCCGAGGAGGGCCGCGACCTCGCGGCACGGGTCGCCGAGGGCATCTACGCGCCCGGCGGCAGCCTGGAGCAGGCCCGGGAGTACTACGCCGACGTCAAGCGGCGCACCGCCGCCCACGGACGCGACCCCGAGCACCTCAAGATCCTCATCCACGGCGCGCCCGTCGTCGCCGCCACCGACGAGGCCGCGCGGCGCCGGGAGCGGGAGATCTTCGACGAGGACACCGACTACGAGCGCAGCCTCGCGCTGCTCGGACGGTCCTTCGGCGCCTACGACTTCAGCGTCCACGACCCGGACGCGCCCTTCCCGGACGTCGCCCACCTCGCCGAGAAGGGCGGCCGGACCGGCGCCGCCAAGCTCATCGAGCGCGCGACCGCCGAGAAGTTGACGTTGCGTCAGGTCGTCGAGTCCCTGGCGGCGTTCCGCCGGTCGCCGTTCGTCGGGGCGCCGGAGACCGTCGCCGACAGCATCCAGAGCTGGTTCGAGGCGGGCGCGTTCGACGGCGTCAACCTGGCCTTCCGCACCACCGAGGACCTCGACCTGTTCGTCGACGGCGTGGTCCCGCTGCTCCAGAAGCGCGGCCTCTTCCGCACCGAGTACACCGCCGACACCCTGCGCGGCCACCTCGGGCTGCCCGTTCCCGCCAACCGCCACACCCGCGAGCGCCAGCTCGCGGCCCACTGA
- a CDS encoding alpha/beta fold hydrolase, translated as MGETGTVSDTVQYTDHHAPEGLTVRGTVLVVPGRGESAATYQRLGRRLAADAYHVRVVPPPDLAAGPLDVALDGFGAALAAAAETAGPAGPARPLAVLGADTGALATAALLAGVRPPAELRPEAVVLAGLPGRAGTTAPAGGWEEELDLRTACPTHRRTLTEDADVRRGALGAPVPEALLAAVYDGAPDVPALLLAGDADPLADQDALGRWAAELPRARFSVVRGGHHDVLNDVQHRSVAAEIVTFLETVRDGLVPVVTVASSTW; from the coding sequence ATGGGGGAGACCGGCACCGTGTCCGACACCGTCCAGTACACCGACCACCACGCCCCCGAGGGGCTGACCGTCCGGGGCACCGTCCTCGTCGTCCCCGGCAGAGGCGAGAGCGCGGCCACCTACCAGCGGCTCGGCCGGCGGCTCGCCGCCGACGCCTACCACGTCCGGGTGGTCCCGCCCCCGGACCTCGCTGCCGGGCCCCTGGACGTCGCCCTGGACGGGTTCGGCGCCGCACTCGCCGCCGCGGCGGAGACCGCGGGACCCGCCGGTCCGGCCCGGCCGCTCGCCGTGCTGGGGGCCGACACCGGGGCACTGGCGACCGCCGCCCTGCTCGCCGGGGTCCGGCCGCCGGCCGAACTACGGCCCGAAGCGGTCGTGCTGGCCGGGCTGCCCGGCCGGGCCGGCACGACCGCGCCGGCCGGCGGCTGGGAGGAGGAGCTCGACCTGCGCACCGCCTGCCCCACGCACCGCCGCACCCTCACCGAGGACGCCGACGTGCGCCGCGGCGCGCTCGGCGCCCCCGTCCCCGAGGCGCTGCTCGCCGCCGTGTACGACGGCGCCCCCGACGTCCCCGCGCTGCTGCTGGCCGGCGACGCCGACCCGCTCGCCGACCAGGACGCGCTGGGCCGGTGGGCCGCCGAACTGCCGCGCGCCCGGTTCTCCGTGGTGCGCGGAGGCCACCACGACGTCCTCAACGACGTGCAGCACCGGTCGGTGGCCGCCGAGATCGTCACCTTCCTGGAGACGGTCCGCGACGGCCTGGTGCCCGTGGTCACGGTCGCGTCGAGCACCTGGTGA
- the ssuE gene encoding NADPH-dependent FMN reductase, producing MAAILSVSASPSATSRTARLLRHLDQRLRDEGHEVTALDVRTLPAEALLGADTAHPAIAEAVDLFARADGVVVGTPIYKAAYSGLLKTLLDLLPQHALAGKTVLPLATGGSTAHVLAIDYALRPVLSSMGAGHIVPGWFTLDRDITAVEGGVTVAPQSAQALADAVDRFTVALSRAQTPYGQPQLAAAG from the coding sequence ATGGCCGCCATCCTGTCCGTGTCCGCCAGTCCCTCCGCCACCTCCCGCACGGCGCGGCTGCTGCGCCACCTCGACCAGCGCCTCAGGGACGAGGGCCACGAGGTGACGGCGCTCGACGTGCGCACGCTGCCCGCCGAGGCGCTGCTGGGCGCCGACACCGCGCACCCGGCCATCGCCGAGGCCGTCGACCTCTTCGCGCGGGCCGACGGCGTGGTGGTCGGCACGCCCATCTACAAGGCCGCGTACTCCGGCCTGCTGAAGACGCTGCTGGACCTGCTGCCCCAGCACGCCCTCGCCGGCAAGACGGTGCTGCCGCTGGCCACCGGCGGCAGCACCGCCCACGTCCTGGCGATCGACTACGCCCTGCGCCCGGTGCTCAGCTCGATGGGCGCCGGCCACATCGTCCCTGGCTGGTTCACCCTCGACAGGGACATCACCGCCGTGGAAGGCGGCGTCACGGTGGCGCCGCAGTCCGCGCAGGCCCTGGCCGACGCGGTCGACCGGTTCACGGTGGCCCTGAGCCGGGCCCAAACCCCCTACGGCCAGCCGCAGTTGGCCGCCGCCGGGTGA